The Streptomyces cathayae DNA segment CCAGGGACGGCCGGTGTACATCGTCGGGTACACGCCCCGGGTGAACGGGTACGCGCCCGGGTCGCCCAGCTGCTCGGCCGGGTCCCAGCCCTCGAGGGACTCCGGCCCGTAGACCGGTTCGATGGGCAGTCCGCTCTCGGTGGTCCGGGCACTGCCCGACTCGCGCGCCATGGTGTGATGCCTCCCGCTGGGCGGTGCTGCTCGGACCGCTCGCCTGTTACCCGTCAGTTACCGTCAACTACCCGCCAGTAAAGACCCGACGCTCCGACGGACTGTAGCCGTGCGGGTGCGGCCCGGTGCAGAGGCGCACGCTGGGACCTTGCTCACAGGGCCGGTGGGACCGCGCTCACAGCACACGCCGCCCCGGCCGTCTTCCCGTCACCCACCACCATGCCCCGTGGTTCGGAAGCGGTCACGTCCGGGGAACATCTCAGGGAAAAAACCTGAAGGATGACCGACCACGACCGGTGGGACGACCCGGGGGGCCACATGTGCAGTACGGGCAGGGGGACGGGGAGGGCGGTGGCCGTGTTCCTGGCGCTGGCCGCCCTGACCGGCGGTGCCGTGGGGTGCACGGTGCAGCCCGTCGACGCGGACGACGGGCGGCGGTCACCGATACGCATCGAGAGACCGAGCGGGACGCCGCCCGCGGACCGGTCCCCGGACTCCGGTTCCGGTTCCGGTTCCGACGGCGAGGGGAAGGGCGGCCGTGGCGGCGCCAAGACCGCCGTGCCGCCGCGGCCGCCCGCGCGGGTGCTCTGGTCGCCCGGTGACTCGGGGCGTGACGTCCGCGAGCTCCAGGCCCGGCTGCGTCAGGTCGCCTGGCTGTTCGACGGCCCCACCGGGACGTACGACGACCGGACGAGGGAGGCGGTCGAGGGGTTCCAGGGCAAGCGCGGACTGCCGCGGACCGGGAGGACCGACACCGTCACCTGGCAGCGGCTGCTCGGTATGACGCACGAACCGGGCACGTGGGAGCTGTACCTGATGGGCGGCCAGCCGGCCGCCGCACCCGACGTCCGGTGCCGGACGGGCCGGGTGCTGTGCATCAGCAAGGCCACCCGCACCCTGCGCTGGATGATCGACGGGCGGACCGTGATGACGCTGCCCGTCCGTTTCGGCGCCGACCCGACACCGACCCGTGACGGCGTCTTCCAGGTCTACTGGAAGTCCCGCGACCACTGGTCGACGCTCTACGACTCACCGATGCCGTACGCCATGTTCTTCAGCGGCGGCCAGGCCGTGCACTTCTCGGCGGACTTCGCCGCGCGGGGCTACGCCGGTTCCTCGCACGGCTGCGTCAACGTGCGGGACGAGGCCGCCATCGCCCGGCTGTACGGGCAGGTGCGCAACGGCGACAAGGTCGTCGTCCACGGGTGAGCGCCGCACGGGCGCGCCGGGCTGGCGCGCCGGGCTGGGAAAGGGCGCGGGCGGGACCGGGGGAACGTGTCCCGCCCGCGCCGAGATGCACGAGCCACAGGTACGGGGGGAACCCTGGCTCCGTGCAAAAGCCGATGACCAGTCGGCTCACTCATTACTGCGCCCCGGCGGCCGAAAACGTCACACCGGGCGGCCGAGAGGTGACCGAAGCCCGCGAAGCCGCAGGTCAGCCGGATTTGTCGGCGCCCTTGCCATTGTTGTTGCCGTTGTTGCCGTTGTTGCCGCCGCTGTCGGCGTTGCCGTTGCCCGTGCCCTGGTTGCCGCTGTTGCCGTTCCCGTTGCCCCTGTTCTTGCCCTTGCCCTTGCCCTTGCCCTTGCCGCGGGTGTCGGGGGCGCCGTTGTTCTGCTCCGTGGAGCCGGAACCGGAGCTGTCGTCGGAGCTCGTGCCGCCTCCTGAGCCGGTTCCCCTGTCCCGGGCGGCCAGGACGTTCTCGCAGTACGGCCCGACCTGGGAGGAGCCGCCCGCGGCGTTCTCCAGGACGCGCTTGCGGTGGCCCTGGAGCTTCTTGCCGTCACGCAGCGCACGGCAGGCCGAGGCGATCTGCCCGCGGCCGGCACCGACCGCCGGGTCGCCCGGCCGCGCCGCCGTACCGCCGTCCTCGCCGGCGCCCGGTCCGTCCTCCTGCCCCGTCACCGTTTCGCCGTCCCCGGGCCGCTTGCCCAGGTCGCCCTCCGGTGGGGCTCCGCCCCGCGGGTCCTCCTCCGGCGGGGGCGACGGCCGGGGGCGTTCGGGGGTGGCGGTGGCCGGGGCGGAGGCCGCGGGGTCGGAGCCCGAGGACCCCGCGGACGACGCCGGCAGGACGCCGGTCGCGGCCACGACCGCCGCTCCACCGAACATGCCCACGGTCAGCGCGGCCGCCAGCCCGTAGCGCACGGGGCGCGCCCAGCGGAGCCCCCGCCGGGCTCCGGAACCGTCCGCACCCGGGGCGCCGATACGGATCAGCCCGGCGTCGGCGGACCGCGTGGTGGCCCTGTCCCCGGCGGACGGGGCGGACGGGGCAGCGTGTGGCCGTCCTGCGCGTTCCTCGCGCGCCTTGCGGAAAGCAGCCAACGCGGCCGCCTCACCGGGGAGTTCCTCACCGGCCGACGGGGGCGGGGAGGAGAGTGCGCCGAGCGTTCGGGCGAGGCGTTCTGCCTGGTCACGGGTGGCCGGGTCGGCAGCTTCGGGTGGCTCTCCGTTCAGCAGTCGCTCCGCGGTTTCGCGGTTCAGCCACCTGTACTGCTCGTCGGCCATCACATGTCCTTCTGCGTCCGCGCTCGCATATGCGTCACACTCGCGGACGTCACCGCGGGGCGGCGCGGTTCTCTCTGGAGGGGGAGGGCGTCGAGTGCCCCGGCGGATTCCGGATGTGCCTCCGGATCGTCGTCGAGCATCTCGGCCAGCCGTTTCAGGCCCCGGTGCGCGGCCGTGCGGACGGCGCCCGGCCGTTTGCCCAGCGTCTCGGCGGCGGTCTTCGCGTCGAGGCCCACGACCACCCGGAGGACGACGGCCTCGGCCTGGTCCTGCGGCAGTCGGGAGATGAGGGCGAGGGCGCCGTCGGTGGCCATCGACTCGATGGCCCGGTCGGCGGTGTCGAACGCCGCGGCCCGCCCGGTCAGTTCGGTCTCGTCCCCGCCGATCGCGGGGCGGCGCCCGCGCATGCGTATGTGGTCGAGTGCGCGGTTGCGGGCGATCCGGGCGGCCCAGCCGCGGAACCGGTCCGCGTCACCGCTGAACCGCTGCAGGTCCCGGGCGATCTGCAGCCATGCCTCGGACGTCACGTCCTCCGCGTCGGGATCGCCGACCAGTGTGCGCACGTATCCCAGCAACCGCGGATGCACGGCTCGGTACACGGTCCGGAACGCGGTCTCGTCCCCGTCCTGTGCCGCCCCCACCGCGGTGGTCAACTCCGCGTCGTCCCCCAACACCGCGCGCGCCCTTCTGCGCCTCAGCCGGCACCGCTTCCGCGGACCGGGTACTCGCCGTCGTGGTTTCTCGATCGATTACGGACTCCAGGACCTGCCCCGCGGCCCGTGACGGTGGTGGTCGTCCCCCTTCACGGCCTGGCGCGAAAGGCACGTTACGACCTGAAACCTCTCGCCGTCCATGCCCGGCGACGCTTGGTGATGATTTTCGTGCATGGTTCAACAGACCTGTGACCGGCCGGTGTGACAGAAAACGCACCCATGGCGCTGTAGGAGTTACGGGCCGCCGCGCGGCCCGTGCCGCGCGACGGCCGGGGCCTCTCCTGTGGGGGGTGGCGGCCTCGGCCGTTGCCTTGGCGGCTGACGGGACGGGGTTACGGGTTCTTCCCGCCGCCCGGCTGAGCGGGCCTGCCCTGACTGTCGCTCGCACCGTTGCCCGCGCCATTGCCCGAAACACCGTTGTCCGCGCCGTTGTCCGGAGCACCGTTGTCCGCGCCGTTGTCCGGAGCACCGGTGCCGCCGGGTTTCGCCTCGCCCGTCGCCGGTCGCGACCGCTCGGCGCAGTACGCCTCGACGTTCACCGCGCCGCCCGCCGCCTCGACGAGCCGCTTCCAGGCGACCGACTCCAGCGCCTTGCCGCGCCCTTCGACCCGCTCGTACGCCCGGCAGTGGGCCTCGACGTCCCGGGCCCGGGCAGGGCGCTCCGGCGCGGCGGAGCCGGAACCGGGCCGGGAGTCCGCACCGGCGTCGGGGGACCGGTCGGCGGACGGCCCCCCGGACATCGAGGTGCCGGCCGGAGCCGTGGCGTCGACCGGGGCCGTGCTCTCGGCCGGAGCCCTGGTGGGGACCCGGTTCCCGTCGTCACCGGGGCCGTCCACCGCCGAGCCGGCCGCGCCGATCCCGGCGACGGCGACCCCGCCCAGGCTGAGACCGGCGATCAGGACGGAGAGGGTGGCCTTCACCGAGAGGCGGCCGAGGCGCCGCTCCCGCGGCCGCCAGTCGTCCCGGCGCCGGGTGGGGGCGGTGCGGTGCGCGCCCGTCTCCCGCGCCTCCCGGAACGCGGCCACGGCCCGCTGCTCGGCCCCGTCGTCGACGTTTTCCCGGACCAGTGCCCGGACGAGCAGCGCCTCGAGTTCCTCGGTGCCACAGACAGCGTGCGGACCGGAGCCGGGGCGGCCCCGGTCCGCGCCCTCGGGGTGCCCATGCCGACGGCCGGACGGCGTGCCGTCGCTCCTCCGCTCACCCATGTCCGTTCCCGTCCCTGCTCGATCCACTCGATCCACTCGATGCACCCCCGGCCCCGCCCGGCACGGCCGGTCCGCGCCGCCCGCGCACTCGGGCGGTACGGCCTGACCGACGCATACGTTCCGCGCGTCCGGCCTGTTCAGACCGCCCGGCGGGCCGGAGACCGCGGGTCACCCGGGTCGGCCGGGCCGGTCGGGGCGCCGCCCCGTCCGCCGTCACGCACCGCCCCGGGCGCGGGTCACTTCGACTCACCCAGCGTCCGGGAGGCATCATCCGTCACACTGTCGCCGCCCAGTTGTGCGGCCAGGCGTTTCAGCCCCCGGTACGCGGCCGTCCGTACCGCGCCCGGCCGCTTTCCGAGGACGCGGGCGGCGGCGGGGCCGTCGAGGCCGACGACCACCCGCAGCAGTACGGCCTCGGCCTGGTCCCGGGGCAGTCCCGCGACCAGGGCCAGGGCGTGCTCCGTGGACATGGCCTCCAACGCCATCTCGTGCGTGCTCTGCCGGCCGGGGAGGTTCCACACGTCCTGTTCCAGCGCCGAGGTGCGGGGCCGCACCCGTTGCCGTCGCAGGTGGTCCAGCGCCCGGTGCCGGGCGATGGTCGCCGTCCAGCCCCGGAACCCCGCCCCGTCGCCCTTGAACCGGCCCAGGTCGCGGGCTATCTCCAGCCAGGCGTCCGACGTCACGTCCTCCGCGTCGTCACCGACCAGCCCGCGCACGTACCCGAGCAGTCCGGGCTGGACGAGCCGGTAGGCCACGGCGAAGGCGGCCTCGTCCCCGTCCTGGGCCCGCGCGACAGCCGCGCCCAGCTCCCCGTCGTGCGCCCTCGCACGACGGGGTTCCCCTCCCTTGCCCAAGAACCGTCCTCGTCCGTACCGAGTTCGTGGGGCGACCGCTTGGTACGACACATCGGGTCGTAGCCCGCCCCACGGTCATCAGCGTCCGGCGCCACGAAAGTGTCACAGCTCGTCAACCGCCCTGTACGCCCCTCCCGTCGCGAGGGGCCGAGGGTCCACGGACCGGCCGGACGCCGTGTCCGCACGTGCCGCGCGTCACGTCCGCGACGCGTCCCGGCACAGCAGGCGCAGTGATCCGTCTCCCGTGTAGCAGCGGCGGGCCTCCTCCATGGGGTCCCAGAAGCGGCCGTCGGGGGTGCGGACCCAGTGGTCGCCGCCCGAGACCCACCACTCTCCTCCGGTCCGGCGCACGATCACCTCACCGGCATAGGCACCGAATCCGCGCAGCACCGTCTCCACGGCGGCGTACGGGGCCGCCTCCCGGCGTATGTCCGCGATCGTGCGGTCGACGCTCCACAGACTGCGCGCCGAGTAGTCGAGTCGCAGCCGTGCCCCTTCACGCATCGTCGTCACGG contains these protein-coding regions:
- a CDS encoding RNA polymerase sigma factor, whose protein sequence is MGKGGEPRRARAHDGELGAAVARAQDGDEAAFAVAYRLVQPGLLGYVRGLVGDDAEDVTSDAWLEIARDLGRFKGDGAGFRGWTATIARHRALDHLRRQRVRPRTSALEQDVWNLPGRQSTHEMALEAMSTEHALALVAGLPRDQAEAVLLRVVVGLDGPAAARVLGKRPGAVRTAAYRGLKRLAAQLGGDSVTDDASRTLGESK
- a CDS encoding RNA polymerase sigma factor, which gives rise to MLGDDAELTTAVGAAQDGDETAFRTVYRAVHPRLLGYVRTLVGDPDAEDVTSEAWLQIARDLQRFSGDADRFRGWAARIARNRALDHIRMRGRRPAIGGDETELTGRAAAFDTADRAIESMATDGALALISRLPQDQAEAVVLRVVVGLDAKTAAETLGKRPGAVRTAAHRGLKRLAEMLDDDPEAHPESAGALDALPLQREPRRPAVTSASVTHMRARTQKDM
- a CDS encoding L,D-transpeptidase family protein; amino-acid sequence: MCSTGRGTGRAVAVFLALAALTGGAVGCTVQPVDADDGRRSPIRIERPSGTPPADRSPDSGSGSGSDGEGKGGRGGAKTAVPPRPPARVLWSPGDSGRDVRELQARLRQVAWLFDGPTGTYDDRTREAVEGFQGKRGLPRTGRTDTVTWQRLLGMTHEPGTWELYLMGGQPAAAPDVRCRTGRVLCISKATRTLRWMIDGRTVMTLPVRFGADPTPTRDGVFQVYWKSRDHWSTLYDSPMPYAMFFSGGQAVHFSADFAARGYAGSSHGCVNVRDEAAIARLYGQVRNGDKVVVHG